In a single window of the Alosa sapidissima isolate fAloSap1 chromosome 18, fAloSap1.pri, whole genome shotgun sequence genome:
- the LOC121690277 gene encoding cold-inducible RNA-binding protein-like, which yields MHLVRELPIKTDERAEDSHHEPRIQAHITKNSLCSSAHEAYSSKMSDEGKLFVGGLSFDTTEQSLEEAFSKYGVISNVHVAKDRETDRSRGFGFITFDNPDDAKDALEAMNGQSVDGRQIRVDKAGKPGGGGGYRGGGGGGGYRGGRGRGGYGGGGGYGGGDRGYGGGGDRGYGGGGDRSYSRGGGGGYSSRSGGYSSGGNGGY from the coding sequence ATGCACCTCGTTCGCGAACTGCCAATAAAAACCGACGAAAGAGCGGAAGACTCCCACCACGAGCCCCGGATTCAGGCGCACATCACGAAGAACAGCCTTTGCTCTTCAGCACACGAGGCGTACAGCAGCAAAATGTCTGACGAGGGAAAACTGTTCGTCGGTGGACTTAGCTTCGACACAACGGAGCAGTCCCTTGAAGAAGCTTTCTCTAAGTATGGGGTTATCTCTAACGTTCACGTTGCCAAAGATCGGGAGACCGATAGATCGCGTGGCTTTGGTTTCATCACATTCGACAACCCAGACGATGCAAAAGACGCCTTGGAGGCAATGAATGGACAGTCTGTCGACGGCAGACAGATCCGCGTGGACAAGGCCGGAAAGcctggcggcggcggcggctacCGTGGCGGCGGAGGCGGCGGCGGCTACCGTGGCGGTCGTGGCAGAGGAGGATATGGAGGTGGCGGTGGATATGGAGGCGGAGATCGTGGATACGGTGGCGGCGGAGATCGTGGATACGGTGGTGGCGGAGATCGTTCCTACAGCAGAGGCGGTGGCGGCGGCTACTCCAGCCGGAGTGGAGGTTACTCCTCAGGAGGAAATGGCGGCTACTGA